The segment CCCCCATGGCCTCCGACGACATCGTGGCGGTAGGCGGTCTGTTGCTCGATCCAGCCACGCACAAGGTCCTGGCCGACGACGAGCGCCTGACCCTCGGACCCACCGAGTTCCGGTTGCTGCACTTCTTCATGACCCACGCCGAGCGCGTCCATAGCCGTGAGCGCGTCCTGGATGCTGTGTGGGGCAGCAACACCTATATCGACGAGCGCACCGTCGATGTCCATATCCGCCGCCTGCGCAAGGCCCTTACCGCCAGCGGTTATGATCGTTATATCCAGACCGTGAGGGGAGTCGGCTACCGCTTCTCCGGGGACCCTTAAGCCTTGCATCGGGAATTGCGCCGGGAATTGTGGATGGCCTTGGCCATTACGGGAGGCGTCGCTGCGCTCGCCGCGGTAGCGGGTTATCCATTGGCCGGTGTGGCCGCCGGTCTCGGCCTCGTGGCCGCCCTGTCGTTGCGCAAGCTCGCCCGGCTGCACCGCTGGCTCGTGCGCGGGAGACGGGCCCCCATCCCCGAACTGGGCGGTTTGTGGGATGAGGTCATACGCGAGATCCACAGGCAGGATCGCGACAGTGAGCGGCACAAAGAGCGCCTCACGGGCCTTTTCGATCGCCTGCAGGCGGCCGCGAGCGTGATGCCTGACGCCATGGTCGTCCTCGCCCGCCATGACGTCATAGAATGGGCAAACCCCCCCGCCGAGCGCCTGCTCGGCCTGCGCATCGAGCGCGATACGGGCGCGCGCATCGTCCATTTGATCCGCGACCCGGCGTTTGGCGCCTATCTGGCCGCCGGAGACTACCGCGAACCGCTGATCCTGAAAGGACCGGTGGAGCCGATGGCGGTGACCCTCCAGATCATCCCGTTCGGGGCCAATGAGAGGCTCGTCATGGCCCGGGACATCACCCACGTCAAGCGGCTCGAGGACATGCGCCAACACTTCGTGGCCGATGTCTCGCACGAACTGCGCACGCCGCTTACGGTCCTGCACGGTTTTCTCGAGACCTTCGCGGACCTCTTCGAGGGCCAGGACGGCGAGGTGCGCTCGGGCATCGCGCTCATGCGCGAACAGGTCGAACGTATGCGCCGTCTCGTCGACGATCTGCTGGCGCTTTCACGGCTCGAGACCACGCCTGCGCGTGCCCACGACGACGTCGTCGACATGGGCGCGCTCCTCAAGGGCCTTGCCGACATTGCCACGGTGCTCGGCGCGGATCGCGGCCAGCGCATAGAGGTCGAGAATTGCGGTGCGGATCTTGTGGGAAATGTCGACGAATTGCGCAGCGCCTTTACGAACCTCGTGCAAAACGCAGTTCGCCATACCCCGGCCGGCGGATCGATACGCCTCGTGTGGCGGGCGGACGCCAGCGAAGGACGGTTTGTGGTGATCGACAGCGGCGAGGGTATCGCCGAGCGCCACATCCCGTTTCTCACGCAACGCTTCTATCGCGTCGACAGCGATCGCTCGCGGGCCTCGGGGGGTACGGGCCTTGGTCTGGCGATCGTTGCCAAGGTCCTGTTGCGTCACGACGCGCGGCTGGCAGTCGAGAGCGTTCTCGGGC is part of the Acidiferrobacter thiooxydans genome and harbors:
- the phoR gene encoding phosphate regulon sensor histidine kinase PhoR, yielding MWMALAITGGVAALAAVAGYPLAGVAAGLGLVAALSLRKLARLHRWLVRGRRAPIPELGGLWDEVIREIHRQDRDSERHKERLTGLFDRLQAAASVMPDAMVVLARHDVIEWANPPAERLLGLRIERDTGARIVHLIRDPAFGAYLAAGDYREPLILKGPVEPMAVTLQIIPFGANERLVMARDITHVKRLEDMRQHFVADVSHELRTPLTVLHGFLETFADLFEGQDGEVRSGIALMREQVERMRRLVDDLLALSRLETTPARAHDDVVDMGALLKGLADIATVLGADRGQRIEVENCGADLVGNVDELRSAFTNLVQNAVRHTPAGGSIRLVWRADASEGRFVVIDSGEGIAERHIPFLTQRFYRVDSDRSRASGGTGLGLAIVAKVLLRHDARLAVESVLGRGSTFTCVFPSSRLKFPPDPSRAPPPTV